Below is a window of Tachysurus fulvidraco isolate hzauxx_2018 chromosome 11, HZAU_PFXX_2.0, whole genome shotgun sequence DNA.
TACTGTGTGAATCAGGAAAGGAGTTGTTTTCTTACTGAGTTGTCTGCATTAATCTGGATGTAGGTGTCTGTTTTTGGCTCCACAGATATTTCAGCATCTAAAATCTTTTCCACTGGcatttcttcatttaaactACAGCTGGAATCAACCTCGTTGTCATTTTTATCTCGTCCGCGTTGTCTTTCTTCctgcacagctacacacacacacacacacacacacacacacacacacacacacacacacacacacacacacacacacacacacacacacacacacacacaccccagccTTGTGAGGACCTTCTTCATACAATGCTTAAACATAACCTTACATTTGTTAGAGGCTATTTTAGTTTTAGTTCTTTAAATTGAATGCAGACGtttttgtaacaaaaaaaaaaaaatctgcggAAACATTAAATGTCTGCAAGAGAGAATGGGACTGTTGCCAatgacaagtaaaaaaaaaatcatcgctggaatataaacatgtacatttTAACAGACTATGCATGTGTAGTGCTGAAGTGAGTATTGTTTCACTCAGctaaattcttttttattaaattctAAATTCCATTCTATTCAGGTTTGAAAGAAAATTTAAAGAAGGAGTCTGTGGAGGTCTCACCTTCCCTCTTCATTCCCATTGCCAGGCATTTCTGATAGCGGCAGTATTGGCAGCGGTTCCTCTGCCTCTTATCTATTAAACACTCCTTACTGTCCCGGCACGTGTATGTCAGGTCCTTCCGGACGGTTCTCTTAAAGAAACCCTTGCAGCCTTCACAGCTGTATACTCCATAGTGTTTACCTGGAAAGATAAATGCATATTATAAGAAGAAAAATTCACTCACACATGGGTATATTTCTAAGCCCATTGATAATCACTTGGTTCTGACTCTCTCTGACTCTGAAgagacatacggctaagtatggtgacccatacttagaatttgttctctgcatttaacccatccaaagtgcacacacacagcagtgaacacacacaccgtgaaaacacacctggagcagtgggcagccatttatgctgcagcgcccgggaagcagttggggggttcggtgccttagtttgactcctaaccttagggttaggagtcaaactctctaaccattagaccacgactTCTCCAACTTCATTGGGGAAGTCAATGTCAATATTAACTGGATACGTATCAATGTAGATACGACTTCATTCGTATCTACATTGATGTAATGATATAATATTCGTGCAGAAGTTACCAGAAGAGCGATCTCCACAAATGGCACACAGATGTTTCGACAGAGAGCCTGGACTAATGCTCTGGTAGCTGTTATTGATGCTAGCAGGAGGTTTAACATCTCTTGAAGCATCCAGGGTGTTCATCTGGAAGAAAATGAGAAGGTAATGAACTTATGATAAAGTTCTAATCTGAAGATTGTGGATGGTGAAGATTTTCAATACCACaacctttacattttaattgtaaataatttcaccaattacatttttttataggATTTTTGTGGATACCTGAGGACTGAACCCCATGTTAGGTGTGCTGGAGGTGGTTGAGCTCAGTGATGAGGAGGAGGTGATGATGGAGTAAGGAGATGCAATACCGCTTATGACCGATGGGTGGAGATGTGTTACCATGGAGCTGATGGGTGTGTGGGAGGCTGGCCTTAGGTGACTGTGGTCAACCTGTACTGAAGAACCTgtaatcagaaaacacacacacacacacacacacgggggggaggtagggagagagagagagagagagagagagagagagagagagtgaaaaggggagagagagagagaggagagagagagaaggaaagagagaaaagaagagtgagagagagaagggaggagagagagagagagagagagattatagtcatcatatatattagatatagtGATTATATCTGTGATACCTAAACACCAGACACAGTCAGATTGTTTATACAGAGATAAGTGTTATAGATATAATGTAAGTCTTTTAACATGACATTtactgatttacatttattcacatGGCAAATAGCaaattttttgctatttttgctATGATAAGCTTCATTTAAAGACACCATCAGAAAATACCTTTCTAACACAAGGAGGATGTATTTAGGAGCTTATTAAAGAGGCTGGTTTTCAGGCTGTGTTCGAGATTCGGCTCACATCTAAAATCTAATCTGCCCTCAAGTGGCACAACAGAGACATTTCAAATCAATTTCAGCCCAAAAACAATTTAGATGTAGATCGAAGGTTCTTATTTTAGAACTACATTGCAAAATGCAAAGATGTAAAGTGCTGAATATACATCTGTGAATCAAATGTGTGCATTCTTGAATTTTACTGGAGACCTTTCCCCGTCTTGAACACTGCCAATTATGCTACATAAAAGAACACAGCACTCTCAAGCTAGTACAATTGTCATTCACTGGGACCAATAAGAACACAGAGACAGGGTCATATGGGTTCTATTAGCTATTACTGAACAAAAATAGGGTCAAAGTTCACACAGTGCATCCAAACTAcataaaattagaaataaatagaaacccTAGGTCACTGTGTCAGCAGTCAAATGCCACATCCAGCATTAGAgcaattagaataaaaaatagaaacataatGTGTGTCAATTATGATGTGTAATTTTATGTCTTAACATGACCTCTGAGAGCTTTTATATTGTACAGTCTCCATATGGCCATTTTCCTGAGAAACCTTTTAATGCAtttacataatgtgtgtgtgtttgtgtgtgtgtgtgtgtgtgtgtgtgtgtgtgtgtgtgtgtgtgtgtgtgtgtgtgtgtgtgtgtgagaaagagagagagagatagagagagtgagagagagagagtttgtgtcagagagagagtgagtgagtgagtgagtgagtgagagaaagagagagagagagagagtgtgtgtgtgtgtgtgtgtgtgtgtgtgtgtgtgtgtgtgtgtgtgtgtgtgtgagagagagagagagaaagagagagagtgtgtgtaagagagtgagagagagtgtgtgatgagagagtgtgtgtaagagagtgagagatagtgtgtgttagaaagagagaaagtgagagagagagagagagagagagtgtgagagagagagtgtgtgtaagagagtgagagagagtgagtgagagagagagagagtgtctgtgtgtgtgtgtgtgtgtgtgtgagagagagagagagagagagagagagagagagagtgtgtgtgtgtgtgtgtgtgagagagagagagagagcatcagcATCAGAGTCAGCATCAGCACCTCCTCTACTAGTGAATCTTCACTAATGTAACTTTCATGCTTAGATCATATCAATTTCATAACCcatgttaaaatgtttagtaTCTAAGATAAATGTGATTTTTGAACTTTCTTCAGAGTTTTGACGTTTGTGAGTGTCGTACATAAACTGCAGAAATTATGGTAATAAAgaaatgactctctctctctctctctctctctctctctctctctctctctctctctctctctctctctctctctctctctaacacacacacacacacacacacacacacacacacacacacacaaatatataaataatatagaatTTAGTCAAATCTGCTTATATTTACTTAATCAGATTCTACATCTCTCCACCAGAGGTCTCTGTGTCCTAAAAAACTACAATCTAACTACATTATCTTATTTAACTCATCTGTTTGTAATTATCACaggctgtgtttgttttagttgtgAAGTCTTGTAGCAAGCTTAGTAGTTTTTTGGACTTTGTTATTTGATTATTTGGCAGGGACAAAATAATTTGTCAGTTCTGGTCTTGTTCCTCAATCTGAATTTTGGATTGTGTGTAAATAAACCGCATGAACTTGGGCCCTCTGACCCATTCTGAATAAGCATTGTTCCATACagcaccaaacaaacaaacaaacaaacaaacaaacaaacaaacaaacaaacaaacaaataaataaaaacagttttcaTCTTCTGCCCTGTGCATCTAACAGCAGTCCTACAGAGTTGTACCTGCTTTGATGTACTAatgaataaaattgtttttttttttttatttaattgaattgaaatgaattgaatttgaagATGCAATCATTAAATTATTGCATGTGggcagaaatgtttatttatttaattttggcCGAAATATACCTATAAAATTGTATTACAAATCAGACAAATCAGTTCAGTAGGTCTTATAGAACATTCCCAAGAATGACTGTAATGATGCTTAGCTAATTCCATAAATTCACATCCCATAACTTCATTACTTTTCTGAAAAATCATTTCTGTGTAATTCTAAGATTCGGTCCTCAGTTCAGTGGTTACTTTATGACCATCTGCTTCACACCCCTGTATTAAAGCCCCTGACATTTACTTACACATATGTATAAACATATTCTAAACCATCattaaaagtaatattttatcaCTTAGAACAAGCCAGTGCTCACCTGTGGCTCTGCATGACTCTGATGCTGTATACAAGGCTTATTGGACATGACTGTTTAACTAAacagataatataaaataaaaatataatgagtTAACACTGACAGACTCATTATGTTAGCTGCAGACCAGAAGTGTACAACCTGGGTGATTTTTAGCAGATATATGTAAGAAACACTGGATGTATGATTATGATATAAACATGGATTACACAGATTACAGTAAACAGTGATGTGACTGCAGATTGATATTTTAACAAATGTCCTTCAAAACATTGTAAATGCCCTATTTGTACAGATTTGCTGTGAAATCCATCCATGGAGACCCTTTAGACAAACAGTTGAAAGCCATAAATTTGTGAAGTGCAATAAAAGTGCCAACCCTTGACCCTGACTGAGAGGCAGAATCACCTGCACACTTCAGCATGGCAACTACACGTGACACAAGTACACAAGTGTGCTGGATTTATGGCTGTCTGGTCCAAAGTGCGCTCCAACAATCCAGACAGCAAATAAACGTACaattaaaacaaaccaaaaagacAAATCAATACAGTCAGTGAGTTCATGAAGAAATGTCAGCACATTAAACACTTACTCAGATGAAGGTATTCAGTATGATCCATTTTGGTAGCCAGGGTGAAATTGTAGTCCACTTTAAGTCTCTGGTAGTTGTGTCTCTACCTCCTGCTGAGAACTctgctgtgctctctctctctctctctctctctctctctctctctctctctctctctctctctctcacacacacacacacacacacacacacacacacacacacacacacacacacacacacacacacacacacacacactacagtgaaGGGAGGGGGGTCACTCTAGGGAGGTCCTTGACagacgagcacacacacacacacacacacacacacacacacacacacacacacacacacacacacacacacacacacacacacacacacacacacacacacacacacacacacacacacacaggattactGATAACCAAAAAAACTATTGTTCAACTAAtattcacttacacactgatTTTCAATGAAATGGGAAATGAATgaagaaggaaagaatgaaaatctgaaaaaatgaatgcaaaaaaaagcacaaattaattaaataaattaatcaatgaAATTTGACTAAATATACATCAGTATATGCTATATatcaacaaacaaatagatcAATAAATATACTGATAAAAGTGTATCAAATAATATAAAGTGGTGATATTAGTTTCACTAtgttatgaaaataaaagtacataatATTTAAGCAAATTAAGCCTGAAGTTATAAACTATTTGGTCCTGGTGGGGGTTGAACATCTGTACAACATCTGGTCAGATCAGAATGTTAGGTCATGAACTACTTAAATGTCGATCAACTGCATGCACACACGTTTACTATATCAACAGGTTTCTTTTCAAAAGCCTgtgttttagatttgttttcaagtttttgtctaataaaaaaGTCTACACAGTGTGGAACAATCCGAGAAGAATGAAATTCCCAGAATTCCAGCCGTTCCGTCCCTGTGAGGCTGATGAAAGGTGCGGAGATCCCCCTGAGATCCCCCCTCCAGCATGTGGGGTCATATAAGGGTGAGCTCCTGTTACTGAGTGAGGTTATTCAGAAGTCAGCAGCACTTGCAGTCTTCAACTCCTGTTTAAGGGTGAGTGTGTTGGATCGGGACACTGCAGCACCAGTGGATGGGAACAACAGTCAGCTTTGAAATAAGGCCTACAAAAGAGCAAGAAGGGACACTAACTAAGACGAATGGCTTTTTTTCCCAAACCGTTGCAGCCTAATCAGACTCTTTTCATTCTCTTCTTGTTAGATAATGTACATTTGTGGGTAAAAGGGACTGAAGGACAATTTATCAAGCAGTCTTTTATGTGTATAATGCAGCCACATGGCCTAGAGCTTTAGCACTGTCCTGGGCCACACACTAGATTAT
It encodes the following:
- the rxrga gene encoding retinoic acid receptor RXR-gamma-A isoform X1 gives rise to the protein MDHTEYLHLSVCVCFLITGSSVQVDHSHLRPASHTPISSMVTHLHPSVISGIASPYSIITSSSSLSSTTSSTPNMGFSPQMNTLDASRDVKPPASINNSYQSISPGSLSKHLCAICGDRSSGKHYGVYSCEGCKGFFKRTVRKDLTYTCRDSKECLIDKRQRNRCQYCRYQKCLAMGMKREAVQEERQRGRDKNDNEVDSSCSLNEEMPVEKILDAEISVEPKTDTYIQINADNSTNDPVTNICQAADKQLFTLVEWAKRIPHFSQLPLDDQVILLRAGWNELLIASFSHRSVSVKDGIVLGTGLHVHRNSAHTAGVGSIFDRVLSELVSKMKDMQMDKTELGCLRAIVLFNPDAKGLSSPSEVEALREKVYASLESYTKSKYPDQPGRFAKLLLRLPALRSIGLKCLEHLFFFKLIGDTPIDTFLMEMLEAPHQIT
- the rxrga gene encoding retinoic acid receptor RXR-gamma-A isoform X2 — translated: MDHTEYLHLSSSVQVDHSHLRPASHTPISSMVTHLHPSVISGIASPYSIITSSSSLSSTTSSTPNMGFSPQMNTLDASRDVKPPASINNSYQSISPGSLSKHLCAICGDRSSGKHYGVYSCEGCKGFFKRTVRKDLTYTCRDSKECLIDKRQRNRCQYCRYQKCLAMGMKREAVQEERQRGRDKNDNEVDSSCSLNEEMPVEKILDAEISVEPKTDTYIQINADNSTNDPVTNICQAADKQLFTLVEWAKRIPHFSQLPLDDQVILLRAGWNELLIASFSHRSVSVKDGIVLGTGLHVHRNSAHTAGVGSIFDRVLSELVSKMKDMQMDKTELGCLRAIVLFNPDAKGLSSPSEVEALREKVYASLESYTKSKYPDQPGRFAKLLLRLPALRSIGLKCLEHLFFFKLIGDTPIDTFLMEMLEAPHQIT